One segment of Scyliorhinus torazame isolate Kashiwa2021f chromosome 14, sScyTor2.1, whole genome shotgun sequence DNA contains the following:
- the LOC140389386 gene encoding histone H3: MARTKQTARKSTGGKAPRKQLATKAARKSAPATGGVKKPHRYRPGTVALREIRRYQKSTELLIRKLPFQRLVREIAQDFKTDLRFQSSAVMALQEASEAYLVGLFEDTNLCAIHAKRVTIMPKDIHLARRIRGERA; encoded by the coding sequence ATGGCGAGGACGAAGCAGACAGCGCGGAAATCCACCGGCGGCAAAGCGCCGCGCAAGCAGCTGGCCACTAAAGCCGCCCGCAAGAGCGCCCCGGCTACGGGCGGCGTGAAGAAGCCGCACCGCTACCGGCCCGGCACCGTGGCGCTGCGGGAGATACGCCGCTACCAGAAGTCCACCGAGTTGCTGATTCGCAAGctgcccttccagcgcctggtgcgGGAGATCGCCCAGGACTTCAAGACCgacctgcgcttccagagctcGGCCGTTATGGCCCTCCAGGAGGCCAGCGAGGCGTACCTGGTGGGGCTCTTCGAAgacaccaacctgtgcgccatccacgccaagAGGGTCACCATCATGCCCAAGGACATTCACCTGGCCCGGCGCATCCGGGGGGAGCGGGCCTGA